The Populus trichocarpa isolate Nisqually-1 chromosome 2, P.trichocarpa_v4.1, whole genome shotgun sequence genome has a window encoding:
- the LOC112326565 gene encoding uncharacterized protein LOC112326565 — MANVEDVEGEGSVQAFDFFDQLVENTKQWETSLPLHVESRNTISHSSGKFQLKETDDLNARLASLARKVESLEIKKVHVMSEQQEESCVVYESKGHRTTECPTIPAFKEVLYGQTSDSSNVRKPFSNQVGNPYSETYNPGWRNHPNFGWRNEGSLVPQTFQPPPQPFHAPTHNTYQPPHKRSLDTLQQFMQTQGGINNQAYKFQDQTNRTLDDIRSQLTKLTQSLSIQEKGKIPSQPMPNPRGQVHMSESSPSEPLNHEQVQAITTLRSGNIVDKAIGFGIPRGIEEEESRESEEEIKTQVTNESLSDKEGKPKHDLMNSEIYELFKQVKVNIPLLDAIKQVPSYAKFLKDLCTIKRRLNVKERAFLTEHASAIIQFKTPPKYKDPGCPTISCIIGSHKIDQALLDLGASVNLIPYTIYEQLGLGEIKPTRITLQLADRSIKIPRGIVEDVLVQVDKFYFPVDFVVLDTAPIQGSNAPIPVILGRPFLATSNALINCRNGVMKLSFGNMTVEMNIFNVSKQIGEHEDIKEVDLIQTVCQEHFEREWIKDPLEITLIHDERFCSLECVDEEVRELETYLDPMPIISIGQWTPSFEPLISP, encoded by the exons atggctAATGTTGAAGATGTAGAGGGTGAAGGGAGTGTTCAAG cctttgatttctttgatcaattggTTGAAAACACAAAGCAATGGGAGACTTCTCTCCCACTTCATGTTGAGTCTAGAAACACCATTTCTCATTCAAGTGGGAAGTTCCAATTGAAAGAGACTGATGACCTCAATGCTAGATTAGCCTCATTGGCTAGGAAAGTAGAGtctcttgagattaaaaaagtgcATGTCATGAGTGAACAACAAGAGGAAAGTTGTGTTGTTTATGAGAGCAAAGGGCATAGGACAACTGAGTGTCCTACCATTCCAGCCTTCAAGGAAGTGCTATATGGCCAAACTTCTGATTCAAGTAATGTTAGAAAGccattttcaaaccaagtagGCAATCCCTACTCCGAGACCTATAATCCTGGATGGAGGAACCATCCAAATTTTGGATGGAGAAATGAGGGCTCTTTAGTACCTCAAACATTTCAACCTCCACCCCAACCATTTCATGCTCCCACACATAATACATACCAACCACCTCATAAGAGATCCCTAGATACTCTTCAACAATTCATGCAAACGCAAGGAGGAATCAACAACCAAGCTTACAAATTTCAAGACCAGACCAATAGGACCTTAGATGACATTCGAAGTCAACTAACCAAGTTGACTCAATCATTAAGCAttcaagagaagggaaagatCCCATCTCAACCAATGCCAAATCCTAGAGGTCAGGTACACATGAGTGAATCCTCACCTAGTGAACCTTTAAACCATGAACAAGTCCAAGCCATCACCACCCTTAGAAGTGGAAATATTGTTGACAAAGCTATAGGTTTTGGGATTCCTAGAGGTATTGAAGAGGAGGAATCTAGGGAAAGTGAAGaggaaatcaaaacacaagtgaCAAATGAGAGCTTGAGTGACAAAGAAG ggaaacctaaacatgatcttatgaaCTCGGAAATCTATGAATTGTTCAAACAAGTGAAAGTCAACATTCCACTCCTTGATGCAATTAAACAAGTCCCATCTTATGCAAAGTTCCTCAAAGACTTATGCACAATCAAAAGGAGAttgaatgtgaaagaaagagcCTTTCTAACTGAACATGCTAGTGCCATCATCCAGTTTAAGACCCCTCCCAAATACAAAGATCCTGGTTGTCCTACCATTTCATGCATTATTGGAAGTCATAAGATAGACCAAGCTTTGTTGGATTTAGGAGCAAGTGTGAATTTAATACCCTATACTATTTACGAACAGTTAGGTTTAGGAGAAATCAAGCCTACTCGAATCACCCTTCAATTAGCTGATAGGTCAATCAAGATTCCCAGGGGTATTGTTGAGGATGTGTTGGTCCAAGTAGATAAATTCtactttcctgttgattttgtagTGTTAGACACCGCACCTATTCAAGGTTCTAATGCTCCCATCCCAGTCATCTTAGGTAGACCTTTTCTAGCTACATCCAATGCTTTAATTAACTGTAGGAATGGGgtgatgaaattgtcttttggGAACATGACCGTGGAGATGAACATATTCAATGTCTCCAAACAAATTGGTGAACATGAGGACATTAAAGAGGTGGATTTGATCCAAACAGTTTGTCAAGAACACTTTGAGAGAGAGTGGatcaaggatccattggagatAACTTTAATTCATGATGAAAGATTTTGTTCTTTGGAATGTGTTGATGAGGAAGTAAGAGAACTCGAGACTTATCTAGATCCAATGCCTATTATATCAATAGGTCAATGGACCCCATCGTTTGAGCCTTTGATTTCACCCTAA